The Desulfonatronum thiosulfatophilum DNA segment AAGCCCTCATCGAATACGAATACGAAATGCTGTCCATTACAATACAAACGAGCCTGGTCCTTCGTGTCGCTCTTACCGCGGAAATCCCTTTCCGTCAGTAAAGTCAGTGAACAATCCATGCCGGAAATCAGCCGTCAACTCAACCTGCATATCTCTTCCCGGACGGCAATCCTGTACGCCCTGTTCGCGGGCATGTGGATTTTTTTCTCGGACGCCCTGCTGGCCATGATCGTAGTTGATCCGGAAAAAGTGCGTTTTTTTCAGACGTACAAAGGGTGGATGTTTGTTGTTGTCACGGCCTTCCTGCTGTATTTCATTCTCCGAAAACAGGTCCTGCTTCTGGAGCAGAAATCCCGCCAATTGATTCAGCAAGAGAGACGATTCCGCGATTTGGTGGATAATGCTCCGCTTCCTATCTTCATCCAGACGGAAGGTATGTTTGTCTATTTGAACAAGGAGGCTCAGGAACTCTATGGAGCCGAGTCTCCGGAAGATCTGCTCGGATCTTCAGTTCTTGATGTCGTTCATCCCGCTCACCATCAAGATGTCCGGGAAAAAATCCGCCTGCTCAACGAAAGAAACACCGTGCCCAGTCAAGAACAGGTCCATCTCAGCCGTGATGGACGAGAGCTGGCTGTCGAGGTGAATGCCGTTCCCCTGCGTTTTCAGGAGCAGGACGGAGCAGTTGTCTTTGCCCAGAACGTCACTGACAGAAGAAGGAATGAACAGGAGTTGCGCAGAAATCTGGCTCTGGTCACCGCCATCCTTGAAAACAGCCCGAACCTGATATCGTTAGTGGACAGGCAGGGTCATTTTGTTCTGGTTTCGCGCGAACTTGCCAAAATCATCGGCAAAGAACCGGCAATGATCGTCGGACAGAAATTTGATCGGTTCTATGCGCAAGACGTCGTGGAAACCTTCAAGCAGCGTATTACCAAGGTGATTGAAACCAACAGTTCATTCATGGTGGTGGATAAGGTCGATTCCGAAACGGAAGAGAAATTCTATGAGACCTGTCTGTTTCCTGTTGAAGTGGACCAGGATCGCGTCGAATTGGTCGGTGTCATTTCCATGGACGTGACGGAGCGGGTGCTCGCGCAGGAGAAAATCCAGTTCCGGCATGATCTGATGCATTATGTCATCCATCACGATCCAAGCGCCATTGCCGTGCATGACCGTGAATTGAAGTATATTTACGTCAGCCAGCGTTATCTTGATGATTACGGCATCAAGGAGGATGTGGTCGGTCGGCACCATTACGAAATATTTCCTGAAATACCGGAAAAATGGAAAGATGTTCATCGCAGAGCTCTGCACGGAGAAGTTTTGCAAAATGACGATGATTCATTTTTCCGCCCTGATGGCAATCTGGAACACACTCGGTGGCAGTGCCGCCCATGGTTTGCGTCGGACGGCTCCATTGGCGGGATTGTTCTCTATAGCGAAGTCATCACCGAGTTGAAACGGGTGGAAACAGAGCTGAGAGAGCTGAATCTGCAACTGGAGCAAAGAGTTCAGGAGCGCACCATTCAGCTGGAAGAGATCAACAGGGAACTGGAGGCTTTCAGTTATTCCGTATCCCACGACCTGCGCGCGCCGTTGCGCAGCATCGTCGGATTCAGCCAGGCCCTGTTGGAGGATTACTACGACCGGTTCGACGCGACGGGCAGGGACTATTTGCAGCGCGTGATCAAGGCCGGCCAGCGCATGGGGCTACTGATCGACGACCTTTTGAAGCTGTCCCGTGTCTCCAGAGCCGAGTTGGCCATGACAAACGTGGATCTCAGCCTGATGGCTCGAGAAATTCTTCGTGGTCATGCCGTGATGGATCCGGGACGCAATGTGGAAACCGTTGTTCAGGATGAACTGCTCGCCCATGCCGATCCAGCCCTGATCCGCATCGTCATGGAAAACCTTCTGGACAATGCCTGGAAATTCACCCGCTATCGTTCCCCGGCAAGAATCGAATTCGGCCGGCAGCTTTTGAACGACGAGCCCGTTTTTTTTCTCAGGGACAATGGAGCCGGGTTCAATATGGCGTATGCCGATAAACTGTTCATCGCCTTTCAGCGGCTTCATTCTCTTGAACGTTTTCCGGGGACAGGAATAGGTCTGGCCACCACTGCCCGGATCATTCGGCGGCATAACGGCAAGATATGGGCCGAAGCCGAGCCGGACCAGGGGGCAACATTCCGGTTCACGCTTCCTATCCCAAGCCAGGACGGCAACAACCGGGAACGGGAATGATCAACGTCAGAAGGATGGCGACCAGCCGTTTGCGGGAAAATTCGCAAGTCCGGCAACATGTCTTGATAAGGAGATGCTGTGTCCAGTAAAATCATTCTCTTGGTGGAGGACAATCCTGACGATGTTCTGCTTACCCGGCGGGCGTTGCAGAAGAACAACATCTTGAATGAACTCGTGGTCGCGGAGGACGGCGTGGAAGCCCTGGATTATCTTTTCGGCCGGGGTGCGCATGCCGGAAGGAACCTTGGCAATCAACCGCAGGTAATCCTTCTGGACATCAAGCTGCCACGCATGGACGGCATCGAAGTGCTCCGCCATATTCGGGCCAACGAATCCACGAGATTGCTGCCGGTTGTCATGCTGACCTCCTCCACTGAGGAGCGGGATCGCCTGGAAACATACAGCCTGGGCGCGAACAGCTATATTCGCAAGCCGGTGGATTTTCAGCAGTTCATGGAGGCCGTTCGACAAATTGGTCTTTACTGGCTTGTCCTGAATGAATCTCCGCCAGTCCAAAGGGAGGGCTGTGCATAATGTCCACTTTGCGTGTATTGATCGTTGAAGACTCCGAGGACGATGTCATGCTGGTCGTCAGGGCTCTCAAAAATGCCGGATTCAGTCTGGAATACGCCAGAGTCGAAACCACTCAGGCCATGGAACAGGCCCTGACAGCGGAACCCTGGGACCTGATCATTTCCGACCATGTCATGCCCGAATTCAATTCGTTTCAGGCTCTTGAGGTTTTGAAGCGCAGCGGCCTGGACATCCCATTTATTCTCGTATCCGGTAGCATCGGCGAGGAAACGGCGGTTGAGGCCATGAAGGCCGGGGTTCATGATTTCATCATGAAGGACAAGCTGGCCAGACTGGTGCCGGCGGTCAGGCGAGAACTCAAGGAAGTCGCGAATCGCCGGGAGAAGAAAGCCGCGTATGAGGCCCTTGTCGCTGCCAAGCAGGTGGCGGAGGCCGCCAATGAGGCAAAGGATACGTTTCTGGCGAACATGAGCCATGAGATCCGCACTCCGCTCAGCGGCATCATGGGCCTGATGCAGCTCATGCAGTCCACACCGCTTGCTCCGGACCAGAAACGGTTTGTGGACATGGCGCTCACATCCGCGGACAGATTGACCACCTTGTTGTCCGATATCCTGGATATCAGCAGCCTTGAATCCGGACTGCTGGAGATCCGCCAAGACAAGGTGAACCTGCGGGATCTGGGGGATTCGGTCATGGATCTCTTTTCAGCCACAGCGGAGAAAAAGAATATCGCTCTGGATAGTACATACGATCCGTCCATTCCTGGCATACTGTTCGGCGATGAAGTTCGAGTCCGCCAGATTCTTTTCAACCTGGTCGGAAATGCGCTCAAATTCACCGAAAAAGGGCGGGTTGTCGTGGAGATGTCGCCCGTGGGATTAAACAGGGAGAATCATTTGCGCCTGTTGATTTCGGTATCGGATACCGGAATCGGAATGCCCGAAGATCAGCTCGATGAAATGTTCAAGCCGTTTGTCCAAAGCGACAGCACCACCACCCGCAAATACCAAGGCGCGGGTCTGGGGCTGACCATCGTCAAGCGGTTGGTGGAATTGATGAACGGGACGATTGCTGTCGAAAGCGCTCCAGGCGAGGGAACAACTTTTCATGTCCTTCTGCCGTTTGTAATCCCTGGCGTTGTCAACGGGAAATCAGTCCGTGTATCGAAATCGCGCCGAAACATTGGGGACGTGAACATCCTTTACGCCGAGGATGATCCCATCAATCAGGTTCCGATTCAGTTGCTGCTGGAAAAAGCCGGCTACCGCGTCGCATTGGCCGAAGACGGCCGCAGGGTTCTGGATATGTTGGTTCATGAAGACTATGACTGCATTCTCATGGACGTTCAGATGCCGATCATGGATGGAATTGAAGCCACGAAAGCCATCCGCTCCTCCAGGGCTTTGGGCAAAAAGAAAAACATTCCCATTATCGCTCTTTCGGCCAAAGCCATGCCTGGTGACAGGGAACGGTTTCTCCAGGCCGGAATGAACGACTACCTGGCCAAGCCGGTGCGGTTTCAGGATTTGGATCGAATCGTACGCCAGTATTGCGGAGTGGGTGGCGACCCGGCTTGATATGCTCTGAACTTTCAATAAAGCCCAAAACCTGCCTGTGCGGTGTACAACTTGCCCCTTGATGTTGGAGGGAGCGCCTTGAATGCTATAGCTCCATACGACAAAGGCCGCCTTTTTTAGGCGGCCTTTGTCGTGCTCAAGAGGAGCAAGCAAGTCCGTGGAACTTACTGCTTCCAGCTCTCGAACTGTTCCTTGTTCTCCCGCAGAAAACGCTTGGCATTTTCCATGCGGTCGGAGCCGGGTTCCTGGTTCCAGGCCATAACCATCTGCAACTGGTTGGGATCTTCCCAGGCAAAGTTGTTCAGGAAATTGTAGACTTCCGGCTTGTCTTCCTTGAGGCCCTTGCGGACGATGGTATGGATGCGCTCCTCGCCGCCCAGGATTCCCTTGGGATCGTCCAGATATTTCAGGTCCCAGACGCCGAACTTCCAGTGCGGGGACCAGGCAGTGGCCACGACCCATTCATTGCGGTCCACGGCATTGCTCAAGGCGGCCGTCATGGTGGCATCGCTGCCCTCCACCAGTGTGAATCTGGTCAAGCCGTATTCCTCGACCGCTTCCTCGGACAGACGCATCAGGCCCGCACCGGGATCAATACCGATAATCCGGCGATTGAACCGATCCGCATGGTCGTTCATTTCTTCAATGGAATCAATGGTCACGTAGGACGGAACGACCCAGCCCAATTTGGCGCCGCCGACAATGGGGCCCAGGTCTTCGACATTGTTCTTGACCCGTTCGTAATAGTCGGCATGGGTGACGGGCAGCCATGCGGTAACCATCCCGTCCACGTTGCCGGTACCCACAGCCTGCCACATGGCCGCCGCGGCAACGGGCAGAATTTCCACTTCATATCCCATTTCTTCCAGGGCTGCCTGGACCACATGGGTGCTGGCCGCGGCGCAGTCCCATTCCACATAGGCGATGCGCACGGACTTGTCCTGGGCCGAAACACTTCCTGCAGTCAGTACGAGACAGGCCACGATGGCCAAGATGAGTTGCAACAGTTTTCCATGATTCATACTTCTACCTCCTTGAAGGTGCGATTAGGTTATCAGGATGCTGACATCCTTAGGTTAATAGGGCTGTAACCGGATCAGCGTTTGCTTTGGGTCCCGAAATGCTGCAGGACCCGGTCCAATATGATGGCCACGATGACAATGCCCAGACCGGCCTCGAATCCATTGCCCATCTGCAGGCGTTGGATTGCCCGCCAGACTTCGCCGCCCAGACCCCGGGCGCCGATCATGGCCGCAATGACCACCATGGACAAACCGAGCATGACGGTCTGGTTCACACCGGCCATGATGGTCGGCGTGGCCAGAGGCAGTTGCAGTTTGAACAGTTTCTGCCATTTCGTGGAGCCGAAGGCGTCGGCGCATTCCACCAGCTCGCGGGGAACCTGCTTGATGCCCAGGCAGGTCAGGCGAATGGCCGGGGGCATGGAGAAGATCACCGTGGCGAAGATCGCCGCCACCTTGCCCAGGCCGAAAAACGGGATTGCGGGAATCAGGTAGACAAAGGCGGGCATGGTCTGCATCACGTCCAGCACCGGCTGGACGAGCCGGTTGATGCCGTTGTGCAGGGCTGCCAGAATGCCTATGGGAATAGCGATGCTCAGCGCGGTGAGGGTGGCGATCAGTACAAGGGTGATGGTGCTGATCGTGGGGACCCAGAGCCCCATATTCCAGATGAGCGCCAGGCCCAGCAAGGTGAAGAGGGCAATGCCCCGTTTCCTGGTCAGCCAAAAGGTCAATCCCGTGGCGGCCAGGATGAACAGCCAGGGAGGAAGGAACAGGAAGCCGTTTTCGATGACCCGAATCACGTTTTCCATGATCCTGGTAAAGGCAATGGTCAGAAAGGCGAAGTTGGTGACCAGGAAGTCGATGAATGCTTCAATGGTTGCGCCAATGGGTATTTTAGGCATTGTTGTTCCTCCCTCGTTCGGCCAAGGCAGCCAGCAGCGACCCGCGGATGATCACGCCCCGAAGTTTGCGGTCGGCACTGACCACCGGCAACGGGTAGGGCAGGTCGGCCATTATCGGAATCAGTTCCGCTGCCGGCGTCTCGGGGAGCACGCTGACGAAATCGGTTTGCATGATACGATGGAGTTCGGTCTCGCCTCGCGATGAAGCCTCGGAAGCCGTATCCGCGGTGACGTAGCCGATGACGTTCTGTTCCGCGTCATGAACGAAAATCTGCGAGAGCCCCTGTTTCTGCATGAACCGCAAAGCGGATTTCGGACCGTGGGCCGACAGGAAGACCACGGCTTTGGGCTTGATCATCACGGATTCCGCGGTCAGCACTTTGGTGATGTCCACATTCTCCACGAACCGGGCCACGTAATCATTGGCCGGATTGGTCAGGATCTGCTCGGCGGTGCCGATTTGAACAATGGCGCCGTCCTTCATCAGCACGATCCGATCCCCCAGCTTGAGTGCTTCGTCCAGATCGTGGCTGATGAACACGATGGTTTTATGCATTCTGCTTTGCAGGTTGATCAATTCGTCCTGCATGTCTCCGCGGATCAGAGGGTCAAGGGCGCTGAACGCCTCATCCATGAGCAGGATGTCCGGGTCCAGGGCCAAAGCACGAGCCAATCCGACCCGCTGTTGCATGCCGCCGGAGAGGTTTACGGGGTAATAGTCTTCCCAGCCTTTCAGGCCGACCTGTTCAAGGGCGATCATGGCCTTTTCCCGGCGCTTGGCGGGGTCAAGGCCTTGAATTTCCAGGCCGTATTCCGCGTTTTGGCAGACTGTACGATGCGGGAAGAGGGCGAAGTTCTGGAAAACCATACCCAACTTGGTCAACCTGACCTGGCGGAGCCTGTCTACGGGCAGTGCGGTAATATCCTCGTCATCTATAAAGATTTTGCCGGCAGTTGGTTCGATTAGTCGGTTGATGCAGCGGACAAGGGTTGACTTGCCACTGCCGGACAAGCCCATGACCACGACTATTTCACCCGGGGCCACGGTAAAGCTGGCATCCGCCACTCCAACTCCACATCCTGTTTTATCTAATATTTCATCCTTGCCCGCTCCATGCTGGAGCATTTTGAGGGCTTCCTTCGATTGGGAGCCGAAAATTTTCGTCAGATGTTCTATTCTGATCTTCGGCTCCTTGGGGTTCTCAGACATCAACTCCATCCTCTATGATTATTATATGATCTTAAAAAAAAGAAAAAATGAACACGTTCATTCATCTAAATACATGAACTGAATTGCCAAGTCAACATGGATTTTCTGAACAATGGATTCGAGCTATCCATGGCTGAATTGGAAGCAATTAAATTTATGTAATTTGAAATGATCAAAAGGTATTTTATTTATAATTTACTTTAGTTTTACATAAAATTATGATTCAAAACCAAGAAATTATATTAGAAGATATGAATATAGTATTAATGCTAATAATTAATATAAATAGATTTTGTAAATTTATGCTATTTTGTGTAAAATTTGTGAGTTTTTGATAATGAATGGCAAACTGAGCAACTTTTTTGAAGAATTTTGAAGTTGAATGGGATTTTATTTTGAGCATGAGGGCAATTTGTCTCCGTTCCCACCTTTTTTTCATTTATATGGCGGAAACCTTTTTTCATCCCGTTTTGGATGTTTCCTAGAGTGGCGTCTTCGTGTCGGCCCGATGCAAGATCTGTCGAGGGCCAGAATTGTCTTGCTTTGGCGACATTGCGATCAATATGCAGGACTCGCAGCATCAAAAAATATGTGAATGTACATCAACTATATTGAAGAGGTTCCGAGTATTTTTCAGTAAATAATGTCCTGACCTTTTGATTATTTGGAACGTAGAATTAAGCAAAATTGGACAACTTACTGATGAACCTATTGTTTCTATTGGTGATTACACATCAATATTTCAGAAATATTGTGATTAGAAATTAAAATTTGATTTGAAATTACACTTTTTGCATTTTAATATCAGATCGCCATTGCAAAATACATGGATTATCTTTTCCATATCAATGGCACTTCGGTTTAAATCAGAAGGGCAGTGGATGAACAATCCACCGTCGTCAGCTTGTTCTTGCAAAGAGGTTTCTCGCTGCTCCAGGCTGGACAACATAATATGTGCAAGGTTGAGCCGGATGAACCGCCGTTTTAGCCAGTTGTTTCATTTTTTGGTCATGATGACCTATGCTAAACTTATCCTGAATTTGAGGGATGCCTTCAACTGGCTTCCAAAGACCGACGTGAACGTGAAAGTCTTCCGCTTTTCCCGGATTCTGGCTGAGAAGTTGCTGCTGTAGGCAGCTCATGAACGGGTTGTCCCCAAAGATATGATTAAGAACAAGCTATTTCGAAACTTGCCAAGTTTAACCAGTAACGATGGGCAGGAGAAATGAAGTGAAACCGAACATGGACGAAAATTATCGATATGAATCCCTGCGGGATTGGGCTCCATAGGCAAGTATCTGATCGCGATGAGCGATGTGTTTCCTCAACGGCGACCTGCGCTTATCGTGGAATGAGACGCAGCTTGCGCTGGAACCGCAAAGATTGATCAAGTTCGACATGAAACCGGAAAAAACGACGGCGAGGTTCATCACGCGAACCGAAGTTCTGAATGATGTTTTGGATGGCCTGGTTTTTGTAATACCCTACTCTGGTATTGCCAAAGATATTACTTGACGTAACAATTCAGGCAAATCTGGCTTGCCTCGATTTGCAACCTCGCAGATTTTCGTCGACTTTGCGGCATATGTGTACATATCCCTCTGCGCTATCCGCCAATTCTGGAATGGTGTCGCCATACATGAGGTATGAGGACTGGTCGCGGGATGAGCAAATTCCGGCTCAGTCAGACAAAGCGAGGCCACATAATCGAGACTCGGTCCATGATTGCATGCGAAGGGATATTTGCTGAAAAGTACTTTTGACGATGGGCGTTTTTCTTCTGCCGTGCTCTCTTTTCGAGAGGCGGGAAAACAATGTTTTGATCTTCCGGGCTGTTCAATGGTGAAACAAGAATGCGTCCGCGTA contains these protein-coding regions:
- a CDS encoding response regulator translates to MSSKIILLVEDNPDDVLLTRRALQKNNILNELVVAEDGVEALDYLFGRGAHAGRNLGNQPQVILLDIKLPRMDGIEVLRHIRANESTRLLPVVMLTSSTEERDRLETYSLGANSYIRKPVDFQQFMEAVRQIGLYWLVLNESPPVQREGCA
- a CDS encoding quaternary amine ABC transporter ATP-binding protein, giving the protein MSENPKEPKIRIEHLTKIFGSQSKEALKMLQHGAGKDEILDKTGCGVGVADASFTVAPGEIVVVMGLSGSGKSTLVRCINRLIEPTAGKIFIDDEDITALPVDRLRQVRLTKLGMVFQNFALFPHRTVCQNAEYGLEIQGLDPAKRREKAMIALEQVGLKGWEDYYPVNLSGGMQQRVGLARALALDPDILLMDEAFSALDPLIRGDMQDELINLQSRMHKTIVFISHDLDEALKLGDRIVLMKDGAIVQIGTAEQILTNPANDYVARFVENVDITKVLTAESVMIKPKAVVFLSAHGPKSALRFMQKQGLSQIFVHDAEQNVIGYVTADTASEASSRGETELHRIMQTDFVSVLPETPAAELIPIMADLPYPLPVVSADRKLRGVIIRGSLLAALAERGRNNNA
- a CDS encoding ABC transporter permease, which produces MPKIPIGATIEAFIDFLVTNFAFLTIAFTRIMENVIRVIENGFLFLPPWLFILAATGLTFWLTRKRGIALFTLLGLALIWNMGLWVPTISTITLVLIATLTALSIAIPIGILAALHNGINRLVQPVLDVMQTMPAFVYLIPAIPFFGLGKVAAIFATVIFSMPPAIRLTCLGIKQVPRELVECADAFGSTKWQKLFKLQLPLATPTIMAGVNQTVMLGLSMVVIAAMIGARGLGGEVWRAIQRLQMGNGFEAGLGIVIVAIILDRVLQHFGTQSKR
- a CDS encoding response regulator — encoded protein: MSTLRVLIVEDSEDDVMLVVRALKNAGFSLEYARVETTQAMEQALTAEPWDLIISDHVMPEFNSFQALEVLKRSGLDIPFILVSGSIGEETAVEAMKAGVHDFIMKDKLARLVPAVRRELKEVANRREKKAAYEALVAAKQVAEAANEAKDTFLANMSHEIRTPLSGIMGLMQLMQSTPLAPDQKRFVDMALTSADRLTTLLSDILDISSLESGLLEIRQDKVNLRDLGDSVMDLFSATAEKKNIALDSTYDPSIPGILFGDEVRVRQILFNLVGNALKFTEKGRVVVEMSPVGLNRENHLRLLISVSDTGIGMPEDQLDEMFKPFVQSDSTTTRKYQGAGLGLTIVKRLVELMNGTIAVESAPGEGTTFHVLLPFVIPGVVNGKSVRVSKSRRNIGDVNILYAEDDPINQVPIQLLLEKAGYRVALAEDGRRVLDMLVHEDYDCILMDVQMPIMDGIEATKAIRSSRALGKKKNIPIIALSAKAMPGDRERFLQAGMNDYLAKPVRFQDLDRIVRQYCGVGGDPA
- a CDS encoding PAS domain-containing sensor histidine kinase, with product MPEISRQLNLHISSRTAILYALFAGMWIFFSDALLAMIVVDPEKVRFFQTYKGWMFVVVTAFLLYFILRKQVLLLEQKSRQLIQQERRFRDLVDNAPLPIFIQTEGMFVYLNKEAQELYGAESPEDLLGSSVLDVVHPAHHQDVREKIRLLNERNTVPSQEQVHLSRDGRELAVEVNAVPLRFQEQDGAVVFAQNVTDRRRNEQELRRNLALVTAILENSPNLISLVDRQGHFVLVSRELAKIIGKEPAMIVGQKFDRFYAQDVVETFKQRITKVIETNSSFMVVDKVDSETEEKFYETCLFPVEVDQDRVELVGVISMDVTERVLAQEKIQFRHDLMHYVIHHDPSAIAVHDRELKYIYVSQRYLDDYGIKEDVVGRHHYEIFPEIPEKWKDVHRRALHGEVLQNDDDSFFRPDGNLEHTRWQCRPWFASDGSIGGIVLYSEVITELKRVETELRELNLQLEQRVQERTIQLEEINRELEAFSYSVSHDLRAPLRSIVGFSQALLEDYYDRFDATGRDYLQRVIKAGQRMGLLIDDLLKLSRVSRAELAMTNVDLSLMAREILRGHAVMDPGRNVETVVQDELLAHADPALIRIVMENLLDNAWKFTRYRSPARIEFGRQLLNDEPVFFLRDNGAGFNMAYADKLFIAFQRLHSLERFPGTGIGLATTARIIRRHNGKIWAEAEPDQGATFRFTLPIPSQDGNNRERE
- a CDS encoding glycine betaine ABC transporter substrate-binding protein, which codes for MNHGKLLQLILAIVACLVLTAGSVSAQDKSVRIAYVEWDCAAASTHVVQAALEEMGYEVEILPVAAAAMWQAVGTGNVDGMVTAWLPVTHADYYERVKNNVEDLGPIVGGAKLGWVVPSYVTIDSIEEMNDHADRFNRRIIGIDPGAGLMRLSEEAVEEYGLTRFTLVEGSDATMTAALSNAVDRNEWVVATAWSPHWKFGVWDLKYLDDPKGILGGEERIHTIVRKGLKEDKPEVYNFLNNFAWEDPNQLQMVMAWNQEPGSDRMENAKRFLRENKEQFESWKQ